The DNA sequence CTCGACCGGTTCCTCGATCACCTCGCCGACCTCGATCTCCGGATACTTCTGGTACGCGTAAGACAGCAGGATCTGGTGATCGGGCGATTCGAATTCCGGATCGTCGTCGTCGATCACGGTCCAGCGCCGAAAGGCTTCGTAGTCGCCGGTGGCCCGGTCGATCTTCACCCGCACATCCATCTTGCCGCCGTGGCGCTTGCGCGTAGCCATCGCCAGCGCCGATTCCAGCGCCTCGAAGATAACGCTCTTGTCCACGCCCTTCTCGTTCGAGACGGCGTCGACGACCAGCAGGATCTCCTTGTTCATGCTCTTGCTCTCCACAACATCGGCGGCTGCCCGCGATGATTGATCAACGACTTGGCTCGATCGGCGGCAGCAGGCGGGCCCGGGCGATCGCGCCGAGCGGCAGCGCATACGCGACGCCGTCCACCTCCACCTCGATCCCGCTGTCGGACGCCGACAGCAGCCGACCGCGATAGTTGCGCCGGCCATGTTCCGGCCAGGCCAGCCGCACTTTCACATCGCTCCCGAGGTACTGGCGATACTGCCCGGGCGTGAACAGCGGGCGTTCGATACCGGGGCTCGACACCTCCAACGTGTAGTCACCGCGGATCGGCTCCTCGACATCCAGAACCGCAGCCACCTGCTCGCTGACCGTGCCGCAATCGTCCACCGTGATCCCGTCAGGGTGGTCGATGTACAGGCGCAACAGCACCGGGGTCGAACCCGACTGGTATTCCACACCCCAGAGTTCGAATCCCAGCGCCTGCACCGAGGGAGCAAGCGTGTCCCAGAGTTCCTGTGCCTTGTCCAACGAAATTCACCTGCTTCGCGAAGCTGCGGACAGCCCCGTCCGGAAACAAAAAAGGGGCGTCCTCCGCCCCGATACGGCCAACGGTCGCATCCGCGTCCGCCAGACCCGTGCTCATCATCCGATCCCGGCCGATCCACCGAGACGCAATCCAACAATAAAGGCCCCAACAGGGGCCTTCGGGCGTCCTCGCGAGCGAACCGCTGAAGACCCAGTCGACGCCTGACTGCCGCCTCGGCACCAGCCCCGGGCCGGGACCGCCTTTCGGGCCATCCTGCTGCCAAGGGTCCGCGCAACCGACCAGGGTCGTTCCACGAGGGACGCATATGCTACCGCAGCCAGCGGTCGCCCGTAAAGCGCGAGCCTGCCGGAATCGCCGGACGGGCCACCCCGGACCCACGTCAACGGGCGCTCCCACACCTGCCTTGGCCGCATAAAAAAACCCGCGCCGGAGCAGGACGCGGGTTCGATGACATTCAACTTGGTAGCGGGGGCAGGATTTGAACCTGCGACCTTCGGGTTATGAGCCCGACGAGCTGCCAGACTGCTCCACCCCGCATCCGAGAAACGGGACTATACCAAAGCCCGTCCTACCCCGCAAGCGCCGAATACCCCTTCGGCCACGACGCCGCACGCCTGGCCGCGGAGGCATCGAGCAGCACCCGATGCCACAGCCTGCCGTGATGCCGCGACGCATAGCGGGCACATGGCCTACAGCAGGCTGCCGGCGACAGCGTAATGCGTAAGCCCCAACAGCAGGCCGGGGAACACGCCGAGCAGCAGCACCGCCAGGCCGTTCACGCTGATCGCGGTCGCGAACACGCCGCCGCGGTTCACCGGCGCGCGCTCCTCCACCGGATCGTCGAAGAACATCAGCTTCACCACGCGCAGGTAGTAGAACGCGCCGATGATCGAGAAGATCACCGCGTAGACGCCGAGCCAGACATAGCCGGCGCCGATCGCCGCCTGAATCACCGCAAGCTTGGCGAAGAAGCCGACGGTCGGCGGCACCCCGGCCATCGAGAACAGCAGCAGCAGCATCATGAACGCGAACCAGGGGTTGCGCTTCGCCAGGCCCTTGAAATCGTCGAGCCGGTCGGCCTCGTAGCCGCGCCCGGAGAGCAGGATGATCATCCCGAAGCCGCCGGCCGCGGTGAGCGCATAGACGATGATGTAGAACATCGCCGAGGCATAACCACTCTCGGTGCCGGCGAGGATGCCCATGAACAGGAAGCCGACATGCGCGATCGTCGAGTAGGCGAACATCCGCTTCAGGCTGGTCTGGGCGATCGCGATCACGTTGCCGACCGCGAGTGACAACACCGCGAGCACGATCAGCATGTCGCCCCAGTCGCCGTGCAGCGGTCCGAGTCCCTCGACCAGCAGGCGCATCAGCAGCGCGAAGCCGGCGATCTTCGGCGCGGTCGCGATGAACAGCGTGACCGCGGTCGGCGCGCCGTCGTAGACATCCGGCACCCACATGTGGAACGGCACCGCGCCGAGCTTGAACGCGACGGCCACGACCACGAACACCAGGCCGAACACCAGCGGCACGTTCATTCCCGCATCGGCGGTATGCAGCGCGGCCGCGACCGCGGCGATGTCGAGGCTGCCGGTCATGCCGTAGATCATCGACAGCCCGTACAGCAGCAGCCCGGACGCCAATGCCCCGAGCACGAAGTACTTCATCGCGGCCTCGGACGCGCGGGACGAATCGCGCCAGAACGCGACCAGTGCATACGACGCGAGCGCGAGCAGTTCGAGGCCGAGGTAGAGCGTCAGGAAGTTGTGCGCCGAGATCATCACCATCATGCCCAGCACCGCGAACAGCCCGAGCACGTAGAACTCGCCCTTGTAGATGTCGCGCTCGATCAGGTAGGGACGCGCGTACAGGAACACGAAGAAGGTGACGACGTACATCGCGAGCTTCAGCACGTCGCTCATCGGATCGGCGACGAAGGTGCCGTTGAAGGTCAGCTGGGTCTCGGGACCGGCCAGCCAGAACGTCAGCACCGCTGCGCCGACCAGCGTCGCCTGCACCAGGCCGTAGGTGATGTCACGCCGGGAGTCCGGCAGGAAGGCGTCCAGCACCAGGATCAGGCAGGCCATGCCGACCACGAACATCTCGGGCACGGCGGGCAGGAAGGCAGGAATCTCGAAATTCATCTCAGGTCCCGTGTCAGAGTGCCGGCAGCTTCGACTGCCCGATATGGATCACGAGCTGGTCGATGGTCGCATTCATCACGTCGAGCAGCGGCGCGGGCCAGATCCCGAGCAGCAGCACGAAGAACGCCAGCACGCCCATGACCAGGAATTCGCGCGGGGTCAGATCCTTGAGCTTCGCGACGTTGTCGTTCGCGATCTCGCCGAACACGACGCGCTTCACCAGCCAGAGCGTGTAGGCGGCCGCCAGGACCAGCGTGGTCGCGGCCAGGAACGCCAGCCAGAAGTCGGCGCGGAACGCCGCCAGGATCACCATGAACTCGCCGACGAATCCCGAGGTGCCCGGCAGCCCGGTATTGGCCATCGCGAACAGCACGAAGAAACTCGCGAACCAAGGCATGGTGTTCACGACGCCGCCGTAATCGCCGATGTTGCGACTGTGCAGGCGGTCGTAGAGCACGCCGACCGCGAGGAACATCGCGGCGGAGATGAAGCCGTGCGAAATCATCTGCACCATGCCGCCAGCGATCCCCAGCGACGCGCCGGTCCAGTCGCCGGTGTTGCGGAAGATCATGAACGCGATGAAGAAGCCCAGCGTCGCGAAGCCCATGTGCGCGATCGACGAGTACGCGATCAGCTTCTTCATGTCGCTCTGCACCAGCGCGACCAGTCCGATGTAGACGATCGCGATCAGCGACAGCGTGATGATCAGTACGTCCAACACCGCGGACGCGTCGGGCGTGATCGGCAGGCTGAAGCGCAGGAAGCCGTAGCCGCCGATCTTCAACATGATCGCCGCCAGGATCACCGAGCCCCCGGTCGGCGCCTCGACGTGGGCATCCGGCAGCCAGGTATGCACCGGGAACATCGGGATCTTCACCGCGAACGCGGCGAAGAACGCGAGGAAGATCAGGATCTGCGCCGTCATCGGCAGCGGCAGGTGGTGGAAATCGAGGATCGCGAAGCTGCCGCCGGCCTGGAAATACATGTAGATCAGCGCGATCAACATGAACACCGAACCGAGGAAGGTGTACAGGAAGAATTTGATCGTCGCGTAAACGCGCCTCGGCCCGCCCCAGATGCCGATCACCAGGAACATCGGGATCAGCATCGCCTCGAAGAACACGTAGAACAGCACCGCGTCCAGCGCCGAGAACATGCCGATCATCAGCCCCTGCATGATCAGGAACGCCGCGAGGTAATACGCGACACGGTCCTTCACCGACTCCCAGGCCGCGATCACGACCAGCACCGTGGTCAATGTGGTCAGCAGGATCAGCGGCATCGAGATGCCGTCGACGCCCAGGTGGTAGTGCACGTTGAACGCCGGGATCCAGGACGTGAACTCCTGGAACTGCATCTCCGCGGTGCCGCGCTCGAAGCCGAACCAGAGCAGCAGGCTCGCGGCGAAGGTCGCCAGCGCCACGGAGAAGCCGATGCGCAGCGCGACCGCGGGGGCGTCGCGGCCCGCGACCAGCGTCAGGAAGCCGCCCAGGATCGGCAGCCAGATCAGCAGACTCAGGATGGGCCAGTCAGCAATCATGGTCGTTCCTTGATGGAGCCGCGGCGCGCCTGGACATCGCGCCGGCGCCGTGAGAATTCGGGGCTGTGAACATGGCGGTCGTCATTCAGATCACGAACGCGAAGATCAGGACCAGCAGGCCGATGATCATCACGAACGCATAGTGGTAGAGGAAGCCGGTCTGCACCGCGCGAACACGCGCGGCGATCCAGCCGACCGAGCGTGCGGTACCGTTCACCAGCACCCCGTCGATCACCAGCGCGTCGCCGTAGCGCCAGAGCCAGTGACCCAGACGGCGGGCACCGCCGGCGAACACGCGGTCGTTGAAGCGATCGGCATAATACTTTTCTTCCAGGATTCGAACCGCCAGCCGCAGCCGATCGGCGATCACCCCGGGCAGATCCGGGCGTTTCAGGTAGAGGTACCAGGCCGTGATCAGACCGGCCATCGCGAGCCAGAACGCCGGCAGCATCAGGCCGTGCAGCACGAAGGCCAGCACGCCGGTGTAGCTTTCGCCCTTGATTCCGAGCACGTCGTGTTCTTCCAACACGAACAGGCTGTCGGCGAAGAAGTCGCCGAACAGCATCGGCCCGATGAAATACCCGGCGACCACCGACGGAATCGCCAGCAGGATCAGCGGCACGGTGACCACCCACGGCGACTCCTTCGGCTTCAGCGGGCCATGGTCGTGGTGATGGTCGTCGTGGTCGTCGCCGTGATCGGGCAGGTACCGATGCGCCTGGTCGTAGCGCTCCTTGCCGTGGAACACCAGGAAGAACATGCGGAAGGTGTACAGCGCGGTCACGAACACGCCGAGCAGTACCAGCCAGTAGGCGAAGGTCGCCCCGGGGATCTGCGAATACCCGACCGCCTCGATGATCGCGTCCTTGGAGAAGAAGCCGGAGAAGAACGGGAACCCGATCAATGCCAGCGAGCCGATCAGCGCGGTCACGTAGGTGATCGGCATGTGCCGGCGCAGCCCGCCCATCGCGCGCATGTCCTGCAGGTGGTGCATCGCGATGATCACCGAACCCGCGGCCAGGAACAGCAGCGCCTTGAAGAACGCGTGGGTCATCAGGTGGAACAGGCCGGCCGCGTAGGCCGACGCGCCAAGCGCGACGGTCATATAGCCGAGCTGCGACAGTGTGGAGTACGCGACTACGCGCTTGATGTCGTTCTGCACCAGCCCGATCAGGCCCATGAAGAACGCGGTGATCGCGCCGATCACCAGGATGAACGACAGCGCCGGCACCGAGAACTCGTACAGCGGCGACATGCGCGCCACCATGAAGATGCCGGCGGTGACCATCGTCGCGGCATGGATCAGCGCCGAGATCGGGGTCGGACCTTCCATCGAGTCCGGCAGCCAGACGTGCAGCGGCACCTGCGCCGACTTGCCCATCGCGCCGATGAACAGGAAGATCAGCGCGACGTCGAGCAGGCCGAAAGTCATCCCCGGCCACAGCGTGATCGTCGCGTCGCGCATGCCCTCGGCCTCGGCGAACACCTCGGTGTAGTTCAGGCTGCCGGCGTAGAACACCAGCGCCGCGATCCCGATCAGGAAGCCGAAGTCGCCGACCCGGTTCACGATGAACGCTTTCAGGTTCGCGTAGATCGCGGTCGGGCGCTTGTACCAGAAACCGATCAGCAGGTAGGACACCAGGCCCACCGCTTCCCAGCCGAAGAACAGCTGCAGGAAGTTGTTCGCCATCACCAGCATCAGCATCGAGAAGGTGAACAGCGAGATGTAGGCGAAGAAGCGCTGGTAGCCGGGGTCGTCGGCCATGTAGCCGATGGTGTAGATATGCACCATCAGCGACACGAAGGTGACGACCAGCATCATCATCGCGGTCAGGTTGTCGACCAGGAAGCCGACCTCGAAATGCAGGCCGTCGCTGACCATCCAGGTGTAGACGGTCTCGTTGTAGACCGGGGTGCCGCCGAACACGTGCGCGTAGAACACCACCGCCGACAGCAGGAACGAGATCGCGACGCCGAGAATCGTCACGCTGTGCGCGCCGACGCGGCCGATCTGCCGGCCGAACAAGCCGGCGACGATGGCGCCGAGCAGCGGCGCCAGTACGATGATCAGATAAACCGTATCCATGGCCGCCTACCCCTTCATTGCGTCCAGATCCTGGACGTTGATGGTGCGCCGATTGCGGAACAGCAGCACGAGGATCGCCAGGCCGATCGCCGCCTCGGCCGCCGCGACGGTCAGGATGAAGAACACGAAGACCTGGCCCGCGAGATCCTGCAGGAAGAACGCGAACGCGATGAAGTTGATGTTCACCGCGAGCAGCATCAGTTCGATGCACATCAGCAGAACGATCACGTTCTTGCGGTTCAGGAAGATGCCGGCCACGCTGATCGAAAACAGCAGCGCGGCGAGCACCAGGTAGTGCGACAACGTAATCATGTGTTGGCCCTGAGTTCCCAGTCGGGGTTCCGGTCGCCCGAATCCTGTATCCAGTACGGCGGCCGAATCGGCCGCCGGGCGTCACAACTGCTAGGCGCCCTCGTTATTCTTGCCCTGTTCGCTCCCGTCGTCCTTCGTGCCCGCAGCCTTGGGCTCGGAGCGCATCGAGACCAGGCGCACCCGGTCCGCACGGCGCACGCGGACCTGCTCTGCCGGATCGAGGTATTTCGTGTCCGGGCGCCGGCGCATCGTGAGCGCGATCGCCGCGATGATCGCAACCAGCAGGATCGCCGCCGCGATCTCGAACGGGTAGACGTACTCGGTATAAAGAATCCGGCCGAGTTCCAGCGTGTTCGCGTATTCCGGTCCGGCGCGCTCGGGCGGGTCCATGGTCACGAACCGGGTGATGACCAGCGTCAGCACGGTCGCCATCGCCGCGGCCACGACCAGGCCTGCCGGCAGGTACTCGGTGAAGCCCTCGCGCAACCGCGCGAGGTTGATGTCCAGCATCATCACCACGAACAGGAACAGCACCATCACCGCGCCGACGTAGACCAGCACCAGCACGATCGCCAGGAACTCGGCCTCGGCCAGCAGCCAGATCGCGGCCGCGGTGAAGAAGCACAGCACCAGAAACAGCGCGGCGTGCACCGGGTTGCGCACGCTGATCAGCGCCAGCGCGGAGCCGAGCAGGATCGCCCCGAACACGTAGAAGAGGAACAATTCAAAGGTCATCGTGGAATCCCTGGGTCACCGGTAGCTCGCGTCGGCGGCTCGCGCGGCCGCGATCTCCTTCTCGTAGCGATCCCCGATCGCCAGCAGCTTGTCCTTGGTCATGATCTGCTCGCCGCGATTCTCGAAATGGTATTCGAACAGGTGCGTCTCGACGATCGAGTCCACCGGGCAGGCTTCCTCGCAGAAGCCGCAGAAGATGCATTTGAACAGGTCGATGTCGTAGCGCGTCGTGCGCCGCGTGCCATCGGCGCGCGGTTCGGACTCGATGGTGATCGCCAGCGCCGGACACACGGCCTCGCAGAGCTTGCAGGCGATGCAGCGCTCCTCGCCGTTCGGATACCGGCGCAGTGCGTGCAGCCCGCGGAAGCGCGGCGACATCGGCGTCTTTTCCTCCGGGTACTGCACCGTGAACTTGCGCGCGAACAGGTAACGCCCGGTCAGGCGCAGGCCGAGCAGCAGCTCCCAGAGCAGGAAGCTCTTGAAAAAATGTCGGATCGCGTTCATCTCAGCATCCTCCGCCGCCTAGGCGAACCATGGACCCACCTGCAGGAACACCAGCACGCCCAGCACGAACAGCCAGACGATGGTGACCGGGATCAGGACCTTCCAGCCCAGACGCATGATCTGGTCGTAGCGGTAGCGCGGGAAGGTTGCCCGGAACCACAGGAACAGGAACAGGAAGAAGGCGGTCTTCAGCAGGAACCAGTGGATCCCGGAATCGAGGAACCAGCCGATCACCGGCCAGGCGAACACGCTGTCCGGAACGATGCCCTGCAGCGGCGACAGCCAGCCGCCGAAGAACAGCAGCGCGGTCAGCGCCGAGATCAGGATCATGTTCGCGTATTCGGCGAGGAAGAACACCGCGAACGCCATGCCCGAATACTCGACATGGAACCCGGCGACGATCTCGGATTCGCCCTCGGCGACGTCGAACGGCGCGCGGTTGGTTTCGGCGACGCCGGAGATGAAATACACCAGGAACAACGGCAACAGCGGCAGCAGGAACCAGTGATAGACGCTGCCCTCCTGGGCGCGCACGATCTCGCCGACGTTCAGGCTGCCCGCCGCCATGATCACGCCGACCAGCGCGAAACCCATCGCGATCTCGTAGGCGACGATCTGCGCCGCCGAGCGCATCGCGCCGAGCAGCGCGTACTTCGAGTTCGACGCCCAGCCGGCGATGATGATCCCGTAGACGCCCAGCGAGGTCAGCGCCAGCAGGTACAGCAGCCCGGCGTTGACGTCGGCGAGCACCATGCCGTCGTCGAACGGCACCACCGCCCAGGCGGCGAGCGCCGGGAACAGCGCCAGCATCGGCGCGATCAGGAACAGGAAGCGGTTGGCGTTGGTCGGAACGATCACTTCCTTGGTCAGCAGCTTCAGCGCATCCGCGATCGGCTGCAGCCAGCCGCGCGGACCGACCCGGTTCGGCCCGATCCGGACCTGGATGTACCCGATCACCTTGCGTTCGGCATAGGTCGTGTAGGCCACCGCCAGCATCAGCGGCACTACGATCAGCGTGATCTTGAACAGGATCTGCATCACCACCGGCAGGCCCTGAAAGAGTTCCATGATCCAGTCGAACATGCGTCGTCCCTTGTCAGGCCCGGGCCAAGGTGACCGGGGTTCCGGGCACATCGAGATCGGCGAGCGCGGGGTTGCCCGCCACGGTCACCGCGACCCCGACCGGGACCGTCTCGTCATGCACCAGCGTGAGTTCCGCGTCGCGACGTCCCTGGCGCAGGCGCACCCGGGCGCCGTCGGCGTGGGCGCCCGCCGATTGCGGATGGATGCGAACCGTCGCCGCGCGCCGGCCCTCGGGCGCATCCTGCAGCGGCCCGGCCCGGCGCACCAGCGGATCGCAGGAATGGAGCCCCTGCACCTGCATCCGCACCAGCCCGGAGGCGGAATCGGGCACTTCGGCCTGCGCCAGGCGCAGGTCGACCTGGTTGCTGAATGCCGCGTCGGGCAACTGCGCCTTCACCGCGTCGCGCACCGCGCGCGAATCGAGGTAGTCGATCCCGCTCACGTTCAGGAGATTGCCGAGTACGCGCCAGGCTTTCCAGCCCGGGCGGACATCGCCGGGTGCGGTCGCGACCGCCCGGAAACTCTGCCAGCGCCCCTCCGCGTTGACCAGGGTGCCCGAGGTCTCGAACGCGGTCGCGACCGGCAGCAGCACGTCGGCGACCTCCTCCAGTGCGGGGTTCGCGAACGCGTTCAGCGCGACCACCAGACGCGCGTCGCGCAGTGCGCGTCGCGCCGGCATCGGGTCCGCGAAATCGCAGTCCGGATCGATCCCGGCGAGTACGAATGCATCTCGGCCCTGAGCCAGCATGGTCCGGATGTCGGACCCGGCAGGCTCGGCGACCGCACCACCGACCGTGCGCGTGGGCACGCAGCCGGCGAGCCAGGCGCCGGCGGCGTTGCCACCGGCCGCGAGGTAGCCCAGGCGCGCACCGGTCTGCCGGGCGATCCACCCGGCGAGCGCCCGCAGCGTGGAGAAGGCCGGGCTGGCGATCGCATCGGCACCGAGCAACACCTGCGCCTGCTGCCCCTCGGACAGCGCGACCGCGATGCGCCGCTGCGCCTCGACCGTCGCCTCGTCCTCGGTGAAGGCCGCCGCGACGACATCGGAGAGGAGCTTCGGCAGCTTCTTGCCCTGATCCTTCAGGCGGGCCGCGACGCCGGCCAGCGCCAACACCTGGCTGCGCACATCACCCAATAACTGGGCATCGGTGGGATAGGTCAGGTCGACCCCGTGGGCATGCACCACACTGATGCGGGCCCCCTTCAGGCCGGCCTTGCGCAGCCGATGGGCCAGCATCGGCGCTTCCCGCCGCGGGTTGCAACCGACCAGCAGCACGGCGTCCGCGTGTTCCAGATCCTCGATGCTACTGCCGAGCCAGGGAAACAGCGGGGCGACGGCGTCGTCGCGGAAATCCAGCTGACCCAGCCGATGGTCGATGTCGCCGGCGCCAATGCCGCGCAATACGCTCTGCGCCAGGTAGAACTCCTCGAGGGTCAACGACGGAGACAGCAACGCCCCGATGCGCGCCGGGTCGGCCGCGCGCAGCCCGTCGGCGGCCATCGCCAATGCCTCTTCCCAGCTCGCGTCCCGCCATTCGCCGCCGACCTTGATCCGCGGCCGGGTCAGCCGGTCGGGCGCGTCCAGACCGGTGTAGCTGAAGCGGTCCCGGTCCGAGATCCAGGTCTCGTTCACCGCGTCGTTCTCGCGTGGCACCACGCGCATCACACGCCCGTTGTAGGTGTGCACGAAGAGATTCGAGCCGACGCCGTCGTGCGCCGCGATGGAGGCCGCCTGCTGGTACTCCCAGGCGCGGGCGCGGTAGCGCGACGGCTTTGCCGTCAGCGCGCCGACCGGGCACAGGTCGATCACGTTGCCGGAGAGTTCATGGCTCACAGTGTGCTCGACATAGGTGCCGATGCGCATCTGCTCGCCGCGTCCGGTGGCGCCCAGTTCGCGCACACCGGCGATTTCCTCGGCGAAGCGCACGCAGCGGGTGCAGTGGATGCACCGCGTCATCTCGGTCTCGATCAGCGGCCCGATGTCCCGGTCGTGCACGACCCGCTTCGCCTCGGTATAGCGGGACACGCTCTCGCCATACCCCATCGCGACATCCTGCAGCTCGCACTCGCCACCCTGATCGCAGATCGGGCAGTCCAGCGGGTGGTTGATCAGCAGGAATTCCATCGTGCCCTTCTGCGCCGCCAGCGCCAGCGGTGAGCGCGTGTAGACCTTCATCCCTTCCATCACCGGGGTCGCGCAGGCCGGGAGCGGCTTCGGCGCCTTTTCCACCTCGACCAGGCACATCCGGCAGTTCGCCGCCACCGACAGCTTCCTGTGGTAGCAGAACCGCGGTATGCGGATGTTCGCGTCGTCGGCGACGTCGATCAGCATCGTGCCCTTCGGCGCCTGCAGCGTCTGTCCGTCGATCTCGAAGGTGACCAGATCCTGACTCATAAGGGTTTCCTGCACCGGGGCAATCAGGCGGCCTGCGCGACCAGGCTCTTGCCGTGCTCAATGTAGTGGGCGAACTCGTGGCGGTAATGCTTGATGAAACTGCGCACCGGCATCGCCGCCGCGTCGCCGAGAGCGCAGATCGTGCGCCCCTCGATCTTGCTCGCGACATCGTCGAGCCGCTCCAGGTCTTCCGGGCGTCCCCGGCCTTCGACGATGCGGGTGAGCATCCGGTACATCCAGCCGGTACCCTCGCGGCAGGGCGTGCACTGGCCGCACGACTCGGAGAAATAAAAGCGCGAGATCCGCTGCAGCACGCGGACCATGTCGGTCGTCTCGTCCATCACGATCACGGCACCGGAACCCAGCATGGAACCGGCCTTCGCGATCGAGTCGTAATCCATGTTCGCCTGCATCATCGCATCACCGGGCACCACCGGCACCGACGAGCCGCCCGGAATCACGGCCTTCAGCCGGCGCCCGTCGAGCACGCCACCGGCGAGTTCCAGCAGTTCGCTGAACGGCGTTCCGAGCGGCACCTCGTAGTTGCCCGGCCGGTTCACATGGCCCGAAACCGAGAACAGCTTCTCGCCACCGGACTTGGGCACGCCCAGCTCGGCGAACCAGTCGCCGCCGTTGCGGATGATCGACGGGATCGAAGCCAGCGACTCGGTGTTGTTGATCGTCGTGGGATGCCCGTACAGCCCGTAGTTGGCCGGAAACGGCGGCTTGAACCGCGGCTGACCCTTCTTGCCTTCCAGCGATTCGAGCAGCGCGGTTTCCTCGCCGCAGATATAGGCACCGGCACCGAGGCTGCCGTAGAGGTCGAAGTCGACGCCGGAGCCGAGAATGTCCCGGCCCAGGAAGCCCTGGTCGTAGGCTTCCTTCAGCGCATCCGCAAAGCGTCGGTAGACCTCGTCCATGAACTCGCCGCGCATGTAGTTGTAGCCCACCGTTGCCCCGATCGCGTAGCCGGCGATCGCCATGCCCTCGATCAATGCATGCGGGTTGAAACGCAGGATGTCGCGGTCCTTGCAGGTACCGGGCTCGGACTCGTCGGAATTGCAGACGATGTACTTCTGCCCCGGCGTGTTGCGCGGCATGAAACTCCACTTCAGGCCGGTCGGGAAGCCGGCGCCGCCGCGGCCGCGCAGGTTCGACTTCTTGACCTCCTCGATCACGTCCTCGGGCGGCATCCGCTCCCCGAAGACCTTCTTCAGCGCCTGGTAGCCGCCGACGCTCAGGTAGGAATCCAGCGACCAGGGCGTGTCGAGTTCGCGGGTCGCGAAACAGATCCGGTTGGCCATGATTCAGGACTCCAGCCGGGCGAGGATCTCGTCCACGCGCTCGGGCGTCAGATTCTCGTAGTACACGTGATCGACCTGCATCATCGGGGCGCCGCAGCAGGCCGCGAGGCACTCCTCCTCGCGCTTCAGGTAGAACTTGCCGTCAGGGGTCGACTCGCCAAGACGGATCCCGAGCTTGCGTTCCAGATGTTCGACGATGGCATCGGAGCCGCGGAGCATGCAGGAGACGTTGCTGCAGACCGCGATGGTATGGCGGCCCACCGGTTCGAGTTCGAACATCGAGTAGAACGACGCGGCCTCGTAGACGTCCATTTCCGGAATGCGCAGGTACTGCGCGACCGCGTCCATCACCTCGGTGCTCAGATAGCCGTGCTCGTGCTGCGCCGCGCGCAACGCGCCGAGCACCGCCGAACGGCGCTGGTCATCCGGATAGCGCGCCAGCCAGTCGTCGATCTCCGCACGCAGGTGCTGGCT is a window from the Thioalkalivibrio paradoxus ARh 1 genome containing:
- the nuoI gene encoding NADH-quinone oxidoreductase subunit NuoI — encoded protein: MNAIRHFFKSFLLWELLLGLRLTGRYLFARKFTVQYPEEKTPMSPRFRGLHALRRYPNGEERCIACKLCEAVCPALAITIESEPRADGTRRTTRYDIDLFKCIFCGFCEEACPVDSIVETHLFEYHFENRGEQIMTKDKLLAIGDRYEKEIAAARAADASYR
- the nuoH gene encoding NADH-quinone oxidoreductase subunit NuoH; translation: MFDWIMELFQGLPVVMQILFKITLIVVPLMLAVAYTTYAERKVIGYIQVRIGPNRVGPRGWLQPIADALKLLTKEVIVPTNANRFLFLIAPMLALFPALAAWAVVPFDDGMVLADVNAGLLYLLALTSLGVYGIIIAGWASNSKYALLGAMRSAAQIVAYEIAMGFALVGVIMAAGSLNVGEIVRAQEGSVYHWFLLPLLPLFLVYFISGVAETNRAPFDVAEGESEIVAGFHVEYSGMAFAVFFLAEYANMILISALTALLFFGGWLSPLQGIVPDSVFAWPVIGWFLDSGIHWFLLKTAFFLFLFLWFRATFPRYRYDQIMRLGWKVLIPVTIVWLFVLGVLVFLQVGPWFA
- the nuoG gene encoding NADH-quinone oxidoreductase subunit NuoG; protein product: MSQDLVTFEIDGQTLQAPKGTMLIDVADDANIRIPRFCYHRKLSVAANCRMCLVEVEKAPKPLPACATPVMEGMKVYTRSPLALAAQKGTMEFLLINHPLDCPICDQGGECELQDVAMGYGESVSRYTEAKRVVHDRDIGPLIETEMTRCIHCTRCVRFAEEIAGVRELGATGRGEQMRIGTYVEHTVSHELSGNVIDLCPVGALTAKPSRYRARAWEYQQAASIAAHDGVGSNLFVHTYNGRVMRVVPRENDAVNETWISDRDRFSYTGLDAPDRLTRPRIKVGGEWRDASWEEALAMAADGLRAADPARIGALLSPSLTLEEFYLAQSVLRGIGAGDIDHRLGQLDFRDDAVAPLFPWLGSSIEDLEHADAVLLVGCNPRREAPMLAHRLRKAGLKGARISVVHAHGVDLTYPTDAQLLGDVRSQVLALAGVAARLKDQGKKLPKLLSDVVAAAFTEDEATVEAQRRIAVALSEGQQAQVLLGADAIASPAFSTLRALAGWIARQTGARLGYLAAGGNAAGAWLAGCVPTRTVGGAVAEPAGSDIRTMLAQGRDAFVLAGIDPDCDFADPMPARRALRDARLVVALNAFANPALEEVADVLLPVATAFETSGTLVNAEGRWQSFRAVATAPGDVRPGWKAWRVLGNLLNVSGIDYLDSRAVRDAVKAQLPDAAFSNQVDLRLAQAEVPDSASGLVRMQVQGLHSCDPLVRRAGPLQDAPEGRRAATVRIHPQSAGAHADGARVRLRQGRRDAELTLVHDETVPVGVAVTVAGNPALADLDVPGTPVTLARA
- the nuoF gene encoding NADH-quinone oxidoreductase subunit NuoF, whose product is MANRICFATRELDTPWSLDSYLSVGGYQALKKVFGERMPPEDVIEEVKKSNLRGRGGAGFPTGLKWSFMPRNTPGQKYIVCNSDESEPGTCKDRDILRFNPHALIEGMAIAGYAIGATVGYNYMRGEFMDEVYRRFADALKEAYDQGFLGRDILGSGVDFDLYGSLGAGAYICGEETALLESLEGKKGQPRFKPPFPANYGLYGHPTTINNTESLASIPSIIRNGGDWFAELGVPKSGGEKLFSVSGHVNRPGNYEVPLGTPFSELLELAGGVLDGRRLKAVIPGGSSVPVVPGDAMMQANMDYDSIAKAGSMLGSGAVIVMDETTDMVRVLQRISRFYFSESCGQCTPCREGTGWMYRMLTRIVEGRGRPEDLERLDDVASKIEGRTICALGDAAAMPVRSFIKHYRHEFAHYIEHGKSLVAQAA
- a CDS encoding NADH-quinone oxidoreductase subunit NuoE family protein yields the protein MAAKEQNAPVLSQHLRAEIDDWLARYPDDQRRSAVLGALRAAQHEHGYLSTEVMDAVAQYLRIPEMDVYEAASFYSMFELEPVGRHTIAVCSNVSCMLRGSDAIVEHLERKLGIRLGESTPDGKFYLKREEECLAACCGAPMMQVDHVYYENLTPERVDEILARLES